CCGGGAGGTGCCGCACGCCGGCCTCCGTGTATGCCAGCCAGCCCACGGCCTTCTTCAGCCCCGCGTTGGTGTCGGCCAGGACCTCGGCATCCATGCCGATGCCCGCGATGACCAGGAACACGTGCTCGGAGTAGTGCCCGGTCCGCGAGTTCTCAATAGCCATCCGGGCGGTGTCGATATAGCGCTGGCGGCCGAAAAGGGCTGTCTGGACGTTGCCGTGAAGGTCGTTCACATCGAGGTCCACGTTGCGTGCCAGCAGGTTGCCGGTGCCCAGGGGAATCAGGCCCATGGCAACATCGGTGCGTGCGAGGGCCTCGGCCACGACGCGTACCGTTCCGTCCCCGCCGCCCACCAGGACGACGTCGGGCTTCCCTGCCAGGGCGGCCTGCATCTGGGAGAAGCCGGGGTCCTCCGCCGTCGTCTCGAAAAAGACCGGCTCGTCCCACCCCGCGGCAAGGCAGGCTCTTTGAATCATTTCCCTGGCTTCCCCGGCCCGCCCCTTGACGGGGTTCAGGACTACTGCCACGCGCTGCTGCGCCAGCCCGGAGTCATAGGCCTCGCCGGCCACGGTACTGCGAACGTGCAGCGCCTTGAGGCGACGCACCCCCCACCAGCTGGAGGTGGCGAAGGCAAGCGCCACCGCAATCAGCAGGTAGAGAATCCAGTCGCTCATGGTGTTCCAACAGTAGCCCGGCACGCGGCGGGAGGGGGCACGGAGACGTACGCCCGCCGTCGTGCGGTGAATTGGATACCCTTGTCAGGTGATCGACGTAAAAGACCTCAGCGAAAACCCTGACAAGTACCGTGCCAGCCAGCGCGCCCGCGGCGCGGACGAATCAGTGGTGGACGCGATCATCTCCGCGAACTCCGCCCGCCGCGAAGCCCTGCTCCGCTTCGAGAACCTCCGCGCCGAGCAGAACGTGTTCGGCAAGAAGGTGGCGAAGGCCAAGGGCGAGGAGAAGCAGGCCCTGCTGGCCGAGGTCAAGGAGCTGGCCAACTCGGTCAAGGCAGCCTCCGGAGAAGCCGATGCCGCGCAGACCAAGCAGGAAGAACTGCTCCGCACCATCCCCAACCTCGTCGAGGACGGCGTTCCCGAGGGTGGCGAGGACGACTACGTGGTGGTCAAGACCGTCGGCACGCCGCGCGAATTCCCGGACTTCGAACCGCGCGACCACCTGGAGATCGGCGAGCTGCTCGGCGCGATCGACATGGAACGCGGTGCCAAGGTTTCCGGTGCCCGCTTCTACTTCCTGAAGGGCGTTGGAGCGCGGCTTGAGATGGCGCTGCTTCAGATGGCTATGGACCAGGCGATCGAAGCCGGCTTCGTTCCCATGATCACGCCCACCCTGGTGCGTCCGGAGACCATGCAGGGTACCGGCTTCGATGTAAAACACGACGCCGAGATCTACCGTCTCGCCGAAGACGACCTTTACCTTGTGGGCACCTCGGAGGTGGCGCTGGCCGGGTACCACGCCGATGAGATCCTGGACTTCTCCGCCGGACCCATCCGCTACGCCGGCCAGAGCTCCTGCTACCGCCGCGAAGCCGGTTCACACGGCAAGGACACCCGCGGCATCATCCGCGTACACCAGTTCAACAAGGTGGAGATGTTCATCTACACCACGGTTGAGGAGGCCGCAGCGGAACACCAGCGGCTGCTGGCCTGGGAAGAGGAGATGCTGGCCAAGTGCGAGCTGCCCTACCGGGTGATCGACACCGCCGCCGGCGACCTCGGCATGTCCGCGGCGCGCAAGTTCGACTGCGAAGCCTGGGTTCCCACGCAGGGCGCCTACCGCGAGCTGACCTCCACCTCCAACTGCACAACCTTCCAGGCACGCCGCCTGAACATCCGTGAACGCATCGTCAATGCGGAGGGGGTCTCCAAGGGCACCCGCGCCGTGGCCACCCTCAACGGAACCCTGGCCACCACGCGCTGGATCGTGGCCCTGCTGGAGCACCACCAGAACGCGGACGGCTCGGTCAACGTTCCCAAGGCGCTGCAGAAGTACCTGGGCGGCCTCGAGGTCCTGCCGGTCCTGTAGGGGTCTCTTCTTCGCGCGCACCCGCAACTGGGCGGTGCACCCTTGAACGGACAGTGCACCGCCGAGTTCGGGGGTGCACTGTCCGTTATCGGGTGCCCGGTTGCCTGCTCCGGCTGCTTGGCAGCCCTGCCTG
This window of the Pseudarthrobacter defluvii genome carries:
- a CDS encoding diacylglycerol/lipid kinase family protein, translating into MSDWILYLLIAVALAFATSSWWGVRRLKALHVRSTVAGEAYDSGLAQQRVAVVLNPVKGRAGEAREMIQRACLAAGWDEPVFFETTAEDPGFSQMQAALAGKPDVVLVGGGDGTVRVVAEALARTDVAMGLIPLGTGNLLARNVDLDVNDLHGNVQTALFGRQRYIDTARMAIENSRTGHYSEHVFLVIAGIGMDAEVLADTNAGLKKAVGWLAYTEAGVRHLPGRRKKVSIALDGSPEQIRNIRSVLFANCGLVPGGIDFIPQAMIDDGMLDVVVMSPRSAIGWLLMYVKIMFKHSGKLPIMTVYRSTRVVIKCPEPMPTQLDGDTSGEATQLTVQVEPRSLLVRVKGQVQVSGATAR
- the serS gene encoding serine--tRNA ligase; the encoded protein is MIDVKDLSENPDKYRASQRARGADESVVDAIISANSARREALLRFENLRAEQNVFGKKVAKAKGEEKQALLAEVKELANSVKAASGEADAAQTKQEELLRTIPNLVEDGVPEGGEDDYVVVKTVGTPREFPDFEPRDHLEIGELLGAIDMERGAKVSGARFYFLKGVGARLEMALLQMAMDQAIEAGFVPMITPTLVRPETMQGTGFDVKHDAEIYRLAEDDLYLVGTSEVALAGYHADEILDFSAGPIRYAGQSSCYRREAGSHGKDTRGIIRVHQFNKVEMFIYTTVEEAAAEHQRLLAWEEEMLAKCELPYRVIDTAAGDLGMSAARKFDCEAWVPTQGAYRELTSTSNCTTFQARRLNIRERIVNAEGVSKGTRAVATLNGTLATTRWIVALLEHHQNADGSVNVPKALQKYLGGLEVLPVL